A window from Desulfotignum phosphitoxidans DSM 13687 encodes these proteins:
- the dinD gene encoding DNA damage-inducible protein D yields the protein MSKKVEKKHHQTFENLKHTTDDGMEFWSSRQLAKVLDYAEYRNFQPVIEKAKKACENSGQPVQNHFVEMHEMVDIGSGAKREMPSVGLSRYACYLIVQNADPSKPIIANGQTYFAIQTRRQELADDETFQRLKEDEKRLFLRNELKEHNKQLVEAAQQAGVETTLDFAVFQNHGYKGLYGGLDAKGIHQRKKLKKSQKILDYMGSTELAANLFRATQTEEKLRRENIKGKTKANQTHYEVGSKVRQTIKELGGTMPEDLPSPQKGIRQVERDQKKLEKK from the coding sequence ATGAGCAAAAAGGTTGAAAAAAAACACCATCAGACATTTGAAAATTTAAAACATACCACCGATGATGGAATGGAATTCTGGTCATCACGGCAGCTTGCCAAAGTTTTAGATTACGCGGAATACCGCAATTTTCAACCAGTTATCGAAAAAGCCAAAAAGGCATGTGAAAATAGCGGGCAACCGGTTCAAAACCATTTCGTGGAGATGCACGAGATGGTTGATATCGGTTCCGGTGCCAAGAGGGAGATGCCTTCTGTCGGGCTTTCCCGTTATGCATGCTACCTGATCGTTCAGAATGCTGATCCATCCAAGCCTATCATTGCCAATGGCCAGACCTATTTTGCCATTCAGACCCGGCGGCAGGAACTGGCAGATGATGAGACCTTTCAGCGACTTAAAGAAGATGAAAAAAGGCTTTTTCTGCGCAATGAATTAAAGGAGCACAACAAACAGCTGGTGGAGGCGGCCCAACAGGCCGGCGTTGAAACCACGCTGGACTTTGCTGTTTTTCAGAACCATGGATACAAGGGATTGTATGGAGGATTGGATGCCAAGGGGATACATCAGCGCAAAAAATTGAAAAAAAGTCAAAAAATTCTTGATTACATGGGCAGCACGGAACTGGCTGCCAACCTGTTCCGGGCTACCCAGACAGAGGAAAAACTGCGCCGGGAAAATATCAAAGGTAAGACAAAGGCCAATCAGACCCATTATGAGGTTGGTTCAAAAGTCCGTCAGACCATCAAGGAACTGGGCGGTACCATGCCCGAAGATCTTCCTTCGCCTCAAAAAGGGATCAGACAGGTGGAACGGGATCAAAAAAAACTGGAAAAAAAATAA
- the dapB gene encoding 4-hydroxy-tetrahydrodipicolinate reductase: protein MTKKVCIAGATGWAGSALTKAVHAQTDMEVAGAVSRTRKGEKLAEVLGLEKTDVIITDSVTRQLLADARVLVEFTKPDVAMTHIMTALDAGVHVVVGTSGLTDADYAQIHEKALEKKVGVLAAGNFALTVVLLQKFSEIAARYIPQWEIIDYAGDAKKDSPSGTARELAFRLSQVRQPQLTVPLADTQGPVEARGADMTGSQVHSIRLPGFTLSSEIIFGMPDQTLTIRHDAGTSAQPYVDGALLAIRKVDTFTGLRRGLDHVMDLDA from the coding sequence ATGACAAAAAAAGTGTGTATTGCCGGAGCCACGGGCTGGGCCGGTTCCGCGTTGACAAAAGCCGTTCACGCACAGACCGACATGGAGGTGGCGGGTGCGGTGTCCAGAACCCGCAAAGGTGAGAAACTGGCCGAGGTTCTGGGTCTTGAGAAAACAGATGTGATAATTACCGATTCTGTGACAAGACAATTGCTGGCCGATGCCCGGGTGCTGGTGGAATTTACCAAACCTGACGTGGCCATGACACATATCATGACGGCTTTGGATGCCGGCGTACATGTGGTGGTGGGAACCTCGGGCCTGACCGATGCGGATTATGCGCAGATCCATGAAAAAGCGCTGGAAAAAAAAGTAGGTGTGCTGGCAGCGGGAAATTTTGCCCTGACCGTGGTGCTTTTGCAAAAATTTTCAGAAATTGCGGCCCGGTATATTCCTCAATGGGAAATCATCGATTATGCCGGTGACGCGAAAAAAGATTCCCCCAGCGGCACGGCCCGGGAACTGGCCTTCCGGCTGTCCCAGGTGAGACAGCCCCAACTGACCGTTCCTTTGGCAGACACCCAGGGTCCCGTCGAAGCCAGGGGCGCAGACATGACCGGCTCCCAGGTGCATTCCATCCGGCTGCCCGGATTCACCCTGTCTTCGGAAATCATTTTCGGCATGCCCGACCAGACCCTGACCATCCGGCACGATGCCGGCACCAGTGCCCAGCCCTATGTGGACGGGGCTTTACTGGCCATCCGAAAGGTGGACACCTTCACGGGTCTTCGCCGAGGGCTGGATCATGTGATGGATCTGGATGCATAA
- a CDS encoding type I restriction-modification system subunit M, which yields MDQGIRRKLSRITNILWAGGVTNPVTYIEQISYLIYLKLLDEEEASRELRVRLKAGNGKRLFPDQAERFRWVKWRFYSGNKLRDFIRDEVFPYMASLVKDEPQVAEYFRDAVLEITDPNVLKQVVDELDTIDFRKMGPDVKGDIFEYLLTHLGQSALNGQFRTPRQIRAFMVAMTDPDIGDTVFDPACGTGGFLIDTVDYLLARYSETPQEVPIYGEDWLEKRNQTLDEAKNEIPSLQTFCKGAGERIPDWNLLEASIFGTDVSRQMMRISMMNLVLHGIGKAPLKRANVLSEMGGLTEDDLNRRYKVILSNPPFAGVLPKDSIRHDLPTSSKKSELLFLALLMESLAPGGRCAVVLPEGALFGASGAHKELRKKLVTDFEILAVVSLPAGVFKPYAGVKTSVLVFRKPVNLPENGNPATRKVWFYEIKNDGYDPDKIQGGVRPETPEKNEIPGLLKAWDDYKKFGFQTPPGKQAGAMLPPGSTEPKYWWAESEMIVTSDYNLTASRYKPQIAEEVPDEDPADLIREVLKIEQEITEGLEKLLKDVEEAG from the coding sequence ATGGACCAGGGCATACGAAGAAAACTCAGCCGGATCACCAATATCCTCTGGGCAGGCGGGGTGACCAATCCGGTGACCTATATCGAACAGATCTCCTATCTTATTTATCTGAAGTTGCTGGATGAGGAGGAAGCCAGCAGAGAATTGCGGGTCCGGCTTAAGGCCGGCAACGGCAAACGTCTCTTTCCTGATCAGGCCGAACGGTTTCGATGGGTTAAATGGCGGTTTTACAGCGGCAACAAGCTGCGTGATTTTATCCGGGATGAGGTGTTTCCATATATGGCATCTCTGGTCAAGGATGAGCCCCAGGTGGCGGAATATTTCCGGGATGCGGTTCTGGAGATCACCGATCCCAATGTCCTCAAACAAGTGGTGGATGAACTGGACACCATCGATTTCAGAAAAATGGGGCCGGATGTCAAAGGGGATATTTTTGAATACCTGCTCACCCATCTGGGCCAATCAGCCCTGAACGGCCAGTTCAGGACCCCCAGACAGATCCGGGCCTTTATGGTGGCCATGACGGATCCGGATATCGGGGACACGGTGTTTGATCCGGCCTGCGGTACAGGCGGGTTTCTCATTGATACAGTAGATTACCTGCTGGCCAGGTACAGCGAAACTCCCCAGGAAGTACCGATTTATGGTGAAGATTGGCTGGAAAAAAGAAATCAGACCCTGGATGAAGCCAAAAATGAGATTCCCAGCCTCCAGACCTTCTGCAAAGGGGCTGGGGAGAGAATTCCGGACTGGAACTTATTGGAGGCTTCCATTTTTGGCACTGACGTTTCCCGGCAGATGATGCGGATTTCCATGATGAACCTGGTGCTCCACGGTATAGGCAAGGCACCCCTGAAACGGGCCAATGTCCTTTCCGAAATGGGTGGTCTTACCGAGGACGACCTGAACCGCCGGTACAAAGTGATCCTTTCCAACCCCCCGTTTGCCGGTGTGCTGCCCAAGGATTCCATTCGTCACGACCTGCCCACCAGCTCCAAAAAAAGCGAGCTGCTGTTTCTGGCCCTGCTGATGGAGTCACTGGCTCCCGGGGGCCGCTGTGCAGTGGTGCTGCCGGAAGGGGCTCTGTTCGGTGCTTCCGGCGCCCACAAAGAACTGCGTAAAAAACTGGTCACTGACTTTGAGATTCTGGCTGTGGTGTCCCTTCCGGCCGGGGTATTCAAGCCCTATGCCGGGGTAAAAACCTCGGTGCTGGTTTTTCGAAAACCCGTCAACCTGCCTGAAAATGGCAATCCAGCCACCCGGAAAGTATGGTTTTACGAGATTAAAAACGACGGTTATGACCCGGACAAAATCCAGGGCGGTGTCCGGCCTGAAACTCCGGAAAAAAATGAGATTCCCGGCCTTTTGAAAGCGTGGGATGATTATAAAAAATTCGGTTTTCAAACCCCGCCCGGCAAACAGGCCGGGGCCATGCTGCCCCCCGGTTCAACAGAGCCCAAATACTGGTGGGCGGAATCTGAAATGATCGTGACCAGTGATTACAATCTCACTGCCAGCCGCTATAAACCCCAGATTGCAGAAGAAGTCCCGGATGAAGACCCGGCTGATCTGATCCGAGAGGTATTGAAAATTGAGCAGGAAATAACAGAGGGATTGGAGAAACTGCTCAAGGATGTGGAGGAGGCAGGATGA
- a CDS encoding sigma-54 interaction domain-containing protein — protein sequence MKTILTSWIGLTDLRASNNIVEAGSGPIAQAISSRTYDEICLISDFQPEDTKYYKAWLETKTKTPIFVYSERLSGPTIFSEIYEAVARVVTDIKKRHPGDMDLVFHISPGTPQMAAVWIILSKTRFPAEIIESSLNHGVRTVSIPFDISADFIPDLLRKSDKTLERLSFGLSEDAPEFEDIIHRSETMQQVIIKARRIAPRSIPVLIEGESGTGKELFARAIHKASPRINKPFITINCGAIPAELVEAELFGHEKGSFTGASTSRVGHFEEAHEGTVFLDEIGELPKNMQVKLLRILQEGEVKRIGTNKTRKVDIRIIAATNRNLMEEVAAGNFRGDLFYRLAVAVIKLPPLRKRQGDISYLVDHFLNRINKESVGEPGYRHKKISASAKNILLQHAWPGNVRELQNTLTRAAVWSLNDNINDEDIHDSLLQSPQKDQDISQFFEQPIGQGIDLNLIIKKVAVHYLEKGLSECHGNKTKAAKLLGLSSYQTLTNWLKKYEIE from the coding sequence ATGAAGACGATTTTAACAAGCTGGATTGGTTTGACGGATTTAAGGGCTTCCAACAATATAGTTGAAGCTGGATCAGGACCAATCGCACAGGCGATTTCATCCAGAACTTATGATGAAATATGCTTAATAAGTGATTTTCAACCAGAAGATACGAAATATTATAAAGCATGGTTGGAAACCAAAACAAAAACACCGATTTTTGTCTATTCTGAACGATTATCCGGCCCTACAATTTTTTCAGAAATTTATGAAGCTGTTGCCCGTGTTGTGACGGATATAAAAAAAAGGCATCCAGGAGATATGGATCTGGTCTTTCATATCAGTCCAGGTACACCTCAGATGGCAGCTGTTTGGATTATTCTTTCTAAAACTCGTTTTCCGGCAGAAATAATAGAATCTTCTCTGAATCATGGTGTTCGTACCGTTTCCATACCATTTGATATTTCCGCTGATTTTATACCGGATCTTTTAAGAAAGTCTGATAAAACGCTTGAAAGGTTATCCTTTGGGTTATCAGAAGATGCCCCCGAATTTGAGGATATTATCCATCGCAGTGAAACCATGCAGCAGGTGATAATAAAAGCCCGACGTATCGCTCCACGTTCCATACCAGTATTGATCGAAGGCGAATCAGGAACCGGCAAGGAACTGTTTGCCCGGGCCATTCATAAAGCCAGTCCACGAATAAACAAACCCTTTATTACGATTAACTGTGGGGCCATCCCGGCTGAATTGGTTGAAGCTGAATTATTCGGACATGAAAAAGGATCATTCACAGGAGCAAGCACTTCAAGGGTTGGTCATTTTGAGGAAGCCCATGAAGGGACAGTTTTTCTGGATGAAATTGGAGAACTTCCAAAAAACATGCAGGTTAAACTGCTTCGGATATTACAGGAAGGCGAGGTAAAAAGAATTGGAACAAACAAAACCCGAAAGGTTGATATAAGAATTATTGCGGCTACAAACAGAAATCTTATGGAAGAAGTTGCGGCAGGGAATTTTAGAGGAGATCTGTTTTATAGGTTGGCTGTGGCGGTAATTAAGCTACCGCCTTTAAGGAAAAGACAGGGCGACATCAGTTATCTGGTAGACCATTTTTTGAATCGGATAAATAAGGAAAGTGTTGGTGAGCCCGGGTATAGACATAAAAAAATTTCTGCTTCTGCAAAAAATATATTGTTACAGCATGCATGGCCGGGAAATGTGCGTGAATTACAGAATACCTTAACCCGTGCGGCTGTCTGGTCTTTGAATGATAATATTAATGATGAAGATATCCATGATTCGCTGCTTCAGAGTCCCCAAAAAGATCAGGATATCTCACAATTTTTCGAGCAACCCATTGGACAAGGGATCGACTTGAATCTGATTATAAAAAAAGTGGCGGTTCATTATCTTGAAAAAGGGCTTTCAGAATGTCATGGAAATAAGACAAAAGCCGCTAAATTATTGGGTCTTTCAAGTTATCAGACACTGACAAACTGGCTGAAAAAATATGAGATTGAATAA
- a CDS encoding PaaI family thioesterase, with protein sequence MMETNELNTGPHEVKLDSWISCAPFEKLVGIKIEMAENGRACLTMPFVYELAQGQGLAHGGAIVTLADTAVAIAIKSVVPPGNRFGTTSLSAKFLRPVKKGILTAKAEAVMVKERQVEGKTTVFDDENRPVMEFSAVFKLAGKGMSSTQK encoded by the coding sequence ATGATGGAAACCAACGAATTGAATACCGGACCCCATGAGGTGAAACTGGACAGCTGGATCAGCTGCGCGCCGTTTGAAAAACTGGTGGGGATAAAGATTGAGATGGCTGAAAACGGGCGGGCCTGTCTGACCATGCCGTTTGTCTATGAACTGGCTCAGGGGCAGGGCCTGGCCCATGGCGGCGCCATTGTGACTTTGGCGGACACGGCCGTGGCCATTGCCATTAAAAGTGTTGTTCCACCGGGAAACAGATTCGGCACCACCTCATTGAGTGCAAAATTCCTGAGACCTGTGAAAAAAGGCATTCTCACCGCAAAAGCGGAAGCAGTCATGGTCAAGGAACGTCAGGTGGAGGGAAAAACCACGGTATTTGACGATGAGAACAGACCGGTGATGGAGTTTTCAGCCGTGTTCAAACTTGCCGGAAAAGGGATGTCATCAACGCAAAAATAA
- a CDS encoding restriction endonuclease subunit S, which translates to MKWPKQKISAFCQTGSGGTPSRRNADYYGGSISWVKSGELKNDVIIKTEEYITEKGLKESSAKLIPRNSILIAMYGATVGKTAILGVDAATNQAVCNIQPNPEIAHYRFVKYYLDHSINDLLQKRVGGAQPNVSQQIIKNIDIPLPPISEQQKIVEILDQADRLRKLRTDADKKAERILSALFIKIFGDPATNPMGWRTGTLGDVVIETQYGTSARANTDGKGLPVIRMNNIDKAGYLDVSDIKYIVFSENEKKKYLLNKGDILFNRTNSKELVGKTGIWSGQMDAVFASYLIRIRIDSGKIVPEFLWALMNLPFTKQMLLNKSRRAIGMANINAKELRNFPVYIPLKTLQEDFAEKMFKVIANKDERQKRGKKMEILFTHLLHCAFTGDLTTSWRQAHMEELLQEMEIQARVLAK; encoded by the coding sequence ATGAAGTGGCCAAAACAAAAGATATCGGCTTTTTGCCAAACAGGTAGTGGAGGGACTCCCTCAAGAAGAAATGCAGATTACTACGGTGGATCAATTTCTTGGGTCAAATCAGGTGAACTTAAAAATGATGTTATAATCAAAACCGAGGAGTATATTACAGAAAAAGGCCTGAAAGAATCTTCCGCAAAATTGATTCCTCGAAATTCAATCCTTATTGCAATGTATGGTGCAACAGTTGGGAAAACAGCTATTTTAGGTGTTGATGCTGCAACAAACCAAGCAGTTTGTAATATTCAACCTAATCCAGAAATAGCGCACTATAGGTTTGTTAAGTATTATTTGGATCATAGCATTAATGATTTACTTCAAAAAAGGGTTGGAGGGGCTCAACCCAATGTCAGCCAACAGATAATAAAAAATATTGATATCCCACTTCCACCTATTTCCGAACAACAAAAAATAGTAGAAATCCTTGACCAGGCAGATCGTTTGCGAAAATTGCGCACAGATGCAGACAAAAAGGCCGAGCGGATACTTTCTGCTTTATTCATCAAAATATTCGGAGATCCTGCCACGAATCCGATGGGGTGGAGGACAGGGACCCTTGGTGATGTGGTAATAGAAACACAATATGGGACATCTGCTAGAGCCAATACAGATGGTAAAGGTTTACCAGTAATTAGAATGAATAACATCGATAAAGCAGGATATCTTGATGTTTCAGACATTAAATATATTGTTTTTTCAGAAAACGAAAAGAAAAAATATTTGCTTAATAAAGGGGATATTCTCTTTAATCGGACAAACAGTAAAGAGCTTGTTGGTAAAACTGGCATTTGGTCTGGTCAAATGGATGCGGTCTTTGCTTCTTATCTTATTCGTATTCGTATTGATTCTGGAAAAATTGTCCCCGAGTTTTTATGGGCATTAATGAATTTGCCTTTTACAAAACAGATGTTACTTAATAAATCAAGGCGGGCAATTGGAATGGCTAATATTAATGCTAAAGAGTTGCGTAATTTCCCAGTTTATATACCATTAAAAACTCTTCAAGAAGATTTTGCAGAAAAGATGTTTAAAGTTATTGCAAATAAAGATGAAAGACAGAAGCGTGGTAAAAAAATGGAAATTTTGTTTACCCATCTTCTTCATTGTGCTTTCACCGGAGATCTCACCACCTCTTGGCGGCAGGCCCATATGGAAGAGCTTTTGCAGGAAATGGAAATTCAGGCCAGGGTATTGGCCAAATAG
- a CDS encoding type I restriction endonuclease subunit R — protein MGPKTTEADARILIDDMLKEALWDPADKFQVRTEVYIQQFDGNVSDELKVEETLSGYYEAEFSKQKKKPALGRVDYVLQNSQGKPLAVIEAKKNAINPYVAKQQALPYAKALEAPFIFLTNGELIYFWDYQNDDARIVASFFSQRDMERIVESRKNRKPLATVEIPEHYIRQGETREVRSYQQEAMRALDHALELGKKRFLIELPTGTGKTDLTTLYIKRLIEAGWAERILFLVDREQLAKQALEAIQDLLGGQYGSYWLKPGMARQEKQITVCLLQTMINRCQEYTSGYFDVVVMDESHRSIYGAWQASLTRFDALHIGLTATPANYIDRNTYEFYQCKAGQPDFSYSIQDAFDAGYLSRYKFATGITEVIAEGVDVDENHYDPARFERDWTNEKTNRIMMEEFDRLAWQSYPSLAPGQKTGPGKAVIFAITKRHAARLAQYLNELHPEHKGNYAVVITSDVADPDALIRQFKKETYPMVAVSVGMLDTGFDCREILHLVMCRRIMSPILYQQMRGRGTRIAPHIQKEKFVIYDFFNNHKRWNDSDTDVFTGGTKSGISSGGSGGRPEPEKLIELGVADEWLEAVSYVEVGPEGERIDKKEYQTNWEKTVRDMSREDPIIDKVKMGEPLTESEEEKLSTRLNSPRHYFNEENLRRAYKNPVGSLIDFIKAALGLVKIKSRDEKLEEVFRAWLVSRALAPEQAQYLSLLKNRGIATGRVQIDDLFKPPLSILNAAGIGIELFGEKGLQEIVEDLNRHVFSITA, from the coding sequence ATGGGCCCAAAAACCACCGAAGCAGATGCCAGAATACTCATTGACGATATGCTTAAAGAAGCCCTCTGGGATCCGGCTGACAAGTTTCAGGTTCGAACCGAAGTATATATTCAACAGTTTGATGGAAATGTTTCTGATGAACTGAAGGTTGAAGAAACGTTGTCAGGCTATTATGAAGCAGAATTTTCGAAACAGAAAAAAAAACCGGCTTTAGGAAGGGTTGATTATGTCCTTCAAAACAGCCAGGGCAAACCCCTTGCTGTCATCGAGGCCAAAAAAAATGCCATCAATCCCTATGTCGCAAAGCAGCAGGCCCTGCCTTATGCGAAAGCGCTGGAGGCACCTTTTATTTTCCTGACCAATGGAGAACTGATCTATTTTTGGGATTACCAGAATGATGATGCACGGATTGTGGCATCATTTTTCTCCCAGCGTGACATGGAACGGATTGTGGAGTCGCGTAAAAATCGCAAGCCTCTGGCCACGGTGGAAATACCTGAGCATTACATACGACAGGGAGAAACCAGGGAAGTAAGGTCATATCAACAGGAAGCCATGCGTGCCCTTGATCATGCCCTTGAACTTGGTAAAAAAAGATTTCTTATTGAACTTCCCACCGGTACCGGCAAGACGGATTTGACCACTCTGTATATAAAAAGGCTGATAGAAGCCGGATGGGCAGAACGTATTCTTTTTCTTGTAGACCGGGAACAGCTTGCCAAACAGGCCCTGGAAGCCATTCAGGATCTACTGGGGGGTCAATATGGCAGTTATTGGCTCAAACCCGGCATGGCACGGCAGGAGAAACAGATTACGGTCTGTTTATTGCAGACCATGATCAATCGGTGCCAAGAATACACCAGTGGCTATTTTGATGTGGTGGTCATGGATGAAAGTCATCGCTCCATCTATGGAGCCTGGCAGGCATCCCTGACCCGTTTTGATGCCCTGCATATTGGACTGACCGCTACGCCTGCCAATTACATTGACCGAAATACCTATGAATTTTATCAGTGCAAGGCGGGGCAGCCAGATTTTTCATACAGCATACAGGATGCCTTTGATGCAGGATATCTTTCTCGATACAAGTTTGCCACCGGCATCACAGAAGTTATCGCCGAAGGTGTTGATGTGGATGAAAACCATTATGATCCTGCCAGATTCGAGAGGGACTGGACCAATGAAAAAACCAACCGCATAATGATGGAAGAATTTGATCGTCTCGCCTGGCAATCTTATCCGTCCCTGGCACCCGGTCAGAAGACAGGCCCTGGAAAAGCGGTGATTTTTGCCATCACCAAACGCCATGCAGCCCGGTTGGCACAATATCTCAATGAACTTCATCCCGAACATAAAGGAAACTATGCCGTGGTCATCACATCGGACGTTGCTGACCCTGATGCACTGATCCGGCAGTTCAAAAAGGAAACCTATCCCATGGTAGCGGTCAGTGTCGGCATGCTGGATACCGGGTTTGACTGCCGTGAGATCCTCCACCTGGTCATGTGCCGCCGGATAATGAGCCCGATTCTTTATCAGCAGATGCGGGGCAGGGGAACCCGGATAGCACCCCATATTCAGAAAGAAAAATTTGTTATTTACGATTTTTTCAATAATCATAAACGCTGGAATGATTCTGATACCGATGTGTTCACCGGCGGGACAAAAAGTGGTATTTCATCGGGCGGCTCAGGCGGCAGACCGGAACCTGAAAAATTGATAGAGCTGGGTGTTGCGGATGAATGGCTGGAGGCAGTCAGTTATGTCGAGGTCGGACCTGAAGGAGAACGGATCGATAAAAAAGAATACCAGACCAACTGGGAAAAAACAGTGCGGGATATGAGTAGAGAAGATCCCATCATCGATAAGGTTAAAATGGGTGAACCCCTCACTGAAAGTGAAGAAGAAAAGCTGTCCACCCGGCTCAACAGCCCAAGACACTATTTCAATGAAGAAAACCTGCGCAGGGCATATAAAAATCCAGTGGGCAGTCTGATTGATTTTATCAAGGCAGCCCTTGGCCTGGTCAAAATAAAAAGCCGGGATGAAAAGCTTGAAGAGGTTTTTCGGGCCTGGCTGGTGTCCCGGGCACTGGCCCCGGAACAGGCCCAATATTTATCACTTTTAAAGAACCGGGGTATTGCAACCGGCAGGGTACAGATCGATGATTTATTTAAGCCGCCGCTGTCCATTCTCAATGCCGCCGGCATCGGCATAGAGCTGTTTGGTGAAAAAGGACTTCAGGAAATTGTGGAAGATTTGAACAGGCATGTTTTCAGCATCACAGCATAA
- a CDS encoding AAA family ATPase produces MMIHAIHLGNFKAFAETQHIPVKPITLIFGPNSAGKSSIIHSLALTHEALRTGELDLFRTNLGGSSIDLGGFKQYIHRRQISRRMEWGVTLGTGKFTGRLKELLEPAADITLLITIGMPLNPKTDEPEPGTVPHIITYELHSNNTLLLRMSRRPGNRMALDQLPYNHPVLQRLIRAMLEGFTTTGSVSEKDLVSLEQPMAEIIAGLRSTMDTLFPKSIKDEEREEESVRQLHLFPVSRGNRQEDLANALRFFLPRTLDELIKELNQVISAEINRLQYLGPLRSYPSRHLAFAEHDDINWYAGGGYAWDVVRRNKDVRDKVNDWLRDAKKLSTPYELSIKNLLTIEDLEADYETLVSGVEAAMDSDDWTDFEKTVGEAVSGDHFGELYGILNRLKKSESNYAAFQELVLFDRRTETQVSHRDVGIGVSQVLPVLVSAFAEHEKIIAIEQPEIHLHPALQAELGDVFIESALAGNNNTFLLETHSEHLILRILRRIRETAEGELEAGATPITPEQVAVLYVQPGKKGSEILHMPVNEEGEFKRPWPQGFFAERARELF; encoded by the coding sequence ATGATGATCCATGCGATTCACCTCGGCAATTTCAAGGCATTTGCAGAGACCCAGCATATCCCGGTCAAGCCCATCACCCTGATTTTCGGGCCTAACAGCGCCGGAAAATCCAGCATCATCCACAGCCTGGCCCTGACCCATGAGGCCCTGCGCACAGGAGAACTGGATCTGTTTCGCACCAATCTTGGCGGCAGCTCCATTGATCTTGGCGGTTTTAAACAGTATATCCACCGCCGCCAGATCAGCCGCCGGATGGAATGGGGGGTAACCCTGGGAACCGGAAAATTTACCGGGCGCCTGAAAGAACTGCTTGAACCGGCGGCAGATATCACCCTGCTGATCACCATTGGCATGCCGTTGAATCCCAAAACCGATGAACCCGAGCCCGGCACAGTTCCCCATATCATTACCTATGAACTGCACAGCAACAACACGCTGCTGCTGCGTATGAGCAGGCGGCCCGGCAACCGGATGGCCCTGGATCAGCTTCCCTATAACCATCCGGTGCTGCAACGGCTGATCCGTGCCATGCTCGAAGGCTTCACCACCACCGGAAGCGTCTCTGAAAAAGACCTGGTTTCTCTGGAACAGCCCATGGCCGAGATCATTGCCGGCCTGCGGAGTACCATGGACACCTTGTTTCCAAAAAGTATCAAGGATGAGGAGCGTGAGGAAGAATCCGTTCGGCAGTTGCACCTGTTTCCGGTCAGTCGGGGAAACCGGCAGGAAGACCTGGCAAATGCGCTGCGCTTTTTTCTGCCCCGCACCCTGGATGAACTGATAAAGGAATTGAACCAGGTGATCAGCGCTGAAATAAACCGTCTCCAGTATTTGGGTCCGCTTCGTTCCTATCCGTCCCGTCATTTGGCCTTTGCCGAACATGATGATATCAACTGGTATGCCGGTGGTGGATATGCCTGGGATGTTGTCCGCCGAAACAAAGATGTCCGTGACAAGGTCAATGACTGGCTTCGGGATGCCAAAAAGCTCAGCACCCCTTATGAACTTTCCATTAAAAACCTGCTGACCATTGAAGACCTTGAGGCGGACTATGAAACGCTTGTCAGTGGCGTGGAAGCAGCCATGGATAGCGATGATTGGACCGATTTTGAAAAAACAGTGGGTGAGGCCGTATCCGGAGATCATTTTGGAGAACTTTACGGCATTCTGAACCGGTTGAAAAAATCAGAATCAAACTATGCGGCTTTCCAGGAACTGGTGCTTTTTGACCGCCGAACGGAAACCCAGGTATCTCACCGCGATGTGGGTATCGGCGTAAGTCAGGTGCTGCCGGTTCTGGTATCGGCCTTTGCCGAGCATGAAAAGATCATTGCCATTGAACAGCCGGAAATACACCTTCATCCGGCGTTGCAGGCGGAACTGGGAGATGTGTTTATTGAATCGGCCCTGGCCGGGAATAACAATACTTTTTTGCTTGAAACCCATTCTGAGCACCTGATTTTGCGAATTCTGCGCCGAATCCGGGAAACCGCAGAAGGAGAGCTGGAAGCCGGTGCCACCCCCATCACTCCGGAACAGGTGGCGGTACTGTATGTCCAGCCCGGAAAAAAGGGTTCGGAAATCCTTCACATGCCGGTCAATGAAGAGGGGGAGTTTAAACGTCCCTGGCCCCAGGGTTTTTTTGCCGAACGTGCCAGGGAGCTTTTCTGA